A genome region from Geminicoccus roseus DSM 18922 includes the following:
- a CDS encoding GntR family transcriptional regulator: MAVKRKTLREQIKDALVSRITSGRIRPGERLVEMRIAEEFGTSQAPVREALRELEAIGFVTTRAHRGTIVRDFSEAGLREVYVVRGALEEAATRLATPRLAKDTRRLQASVDAMRAAAQAGDLDAMCTHSVAFHRQIVEASGNALLLSMWTSLQIETRTIITLLAPGLDLLAIAETHQPLVDAIAMGDVEQACTLARTHQEWFEELPTVADAQADALQD; this comes from the coding sequence GTGGCAGTCAAACGCAAGACGTTGCGCGAGCAGATCAAGGACGCGCTGGTCAGCCGGATCACCTCCGGCCGGATCCGGCCAGGCGAGCGCCTGGTCGAGATGCGGATTGCCGAGGAATTCGGGACCAGTCAGGCCCCGGTGCGCGAGGCCCTGCGCGAACTGGAGGCGATCGGCTTCGTCACCACCCGGGCGCATCGCGGCACCATCGTCCGCGACTTCTCCGAGGCCGGCCTGCGCGAGGTTTACGTGGTGCGAGGTGCCTTGGAGGAAGCCGCCACCCGGCTGGCCACCCCCAGGCTCGCCAAGGACACGCGGCGGCTGCAGGCCAGCGTGGATGCGATGCGCGCTGCCGCCCAGGCCGGCGACCTGGACGCCATGTGCACGCACAGCGTGGCGTTCCACCGCCAGATCGTCGAGGCGTCCGGCAACGCGCTCCTGCTCAGCATGTGGACGTCGCTGCAGATCGAGACCCGCACCATCATCACCCTGCTGGCGCCCGGCCTGGACCTGCTGGCCATCGCCGAGACCCACCAGCCGCTGGTGGACGCCATCGCCATGGGCGACGTGGAGCAGGCCTGCACGCTGGCCCGCACCCACCAGGAATGGTTCGAGGAACTGCCGACCGTGGCCGACGCCCAGGCCGACGCCCTGCAGGACTGA
- a CDS encoding NAD-dependent epimerase/dehydratase family protein → MRILVTGASGFIGRHLLAALPDAAPVPHQAIPDVPLEGVELVIHAGRAAGIGTEAWRLADDVEHLLLTRLARHPAHYVMLSSRAVYGPAEGRRLRESDLPAPASAYGRNKLRLEQAGQVLLGQRLCILRLSNVFGFEWPGRSTFFGAMLDRLKREGLIRFDMAGSTRRDFVPVAQAAAMIAALATRRRGGIVHVGAGRSLHCAALAEAVIAGYGEGRLVVDAVNPYDEFAYNTALAQARTGINVSEAEILAAARAAGAALRAAE, encoded by the coding sequence GTGCGGATCCTGGTCACCGGCGCCTCCGGCTTCATCGGCCGCCACCTGCTGGCGGCCCTGCCCGACGCCGCGCCGGTGCCGCACCAGGCGATCCCGGACGTTCCCCTGGAGGGGGTCGAGCTGGTGATCCATGCCGGCCGGGCCGCCGGCATCGGCACCGAGGCCTGGCGGCTGGCGGATGATGTGGAGCACCTGCTCCTGACCCGGCTGGCCCGCCACCCGGCCCATTACGTCATGCTGTCCAGCCGCGCGGTCTACGGCCCGGCCGAGGGCCGGCGCCTGCGCGAGAGCGATCTCCCGGCACCGGCCTCGGCCTATGGCCGCAACAAGCTCCGTTTGGAGCAGGCGGGCCAGGTGCTGCTGGGCCAGCGCCTGTGCATCCTGCGCCTGTCCAACGTGTTCGGCTTCGAGTGGCCCGGCCGCTCCACCTTCTTCGGCGCCATGCTGGACCGGCTGAAGCGGGAGGGCCTGATCCGCTTCGACATGGCCGGCTCGACCCGGCGCGACTTCGTCCCGGTGGCCCAGGCGGCCGCCATGATCGCGGCGCTGGCGACCAGGCGCCGGGGCGGGATCGTCCATGTCGGTGCCGGCCGGTCGCTGCACTGCGCGGCGCTGGCCGAGGCGGTGATCGCCGGCTATGGCGAGGGCCGGCTGGTGGTCGATGCCGTGAATCCCTACGACGAGTTCGCCTACAACACCGCCCTGGCCCAGGCCCGCACCGGCATCAACGTGAGCGAGGCCGAGATCCTGGCCGCCGCACGGGCCGCCGGCGCCGCCCTTCGCGCCGCCGAGTAG
- the lpxB gene encoding lipid-A-disaccharide synthase — MSALVPDEKPFCLFVVAGEPSGDQLAGRFVQTLRRLLAPRPVEVHGVGGPRLAALGQRTLLPLEDLALMGFAEVLPKILAIRRHLRDVEAAVRRLQPDLLLTVDAPGFNLRLLERLRDLPVRKVHYVAPQAWAWKEGRARKLPGLVDHVLYILPFEPAFFDRFGVSGSFVGHPVVEEPAEAPDGGRWRAANAVPATRRLLCLLPGSRRSEVSRHLPILREVAADLAVDHADLGVVLPTVPSVEALVREGVADWPVAAHVTTDRENRFDLFAACDVAIAASGTVTLELALGSCPTVVIYQTSAVSAWIARRLVKVRYAALVNLIAGREVLPELLQEACTAPAIAREVSLLMEDPDEAQAQRRAMGAVVRSLMPPGGWLPSEAAVRAALGPMLPDPGHGAEAGDTI; from the coding sequence ATGAGCGCGCTGGTGCCGGACGAGAAGCCGTTTTGCCTGTTCGTGGTGGCGGGCGAGCCGTCCGGCGACCAGCTGGCCGGGCGGTTCGTCCAGACCCTGCGCCGGCTCCTGGCGCCCCGGCCGGTGGAGGTCCACGGCGTGGGCGGCCCCCGCCTGGCGGCGCTCGGGCAGCGGACCCTGCTGCCGCTGGAAGACTTGGCGCTGATGGGCTTTGCCGAGGTGCTGCCCAAGATCCTGGCGATCCGCCGGCACCTGCGCGACGTCGAGGCGGCGGTGCGCCGGCTCCAACCGGACCTGCTGCTGACCGTGGACGCGCCGGGCTTCAACCTGCGCCTCCTGGAGCGGCTGCGCGACCTGCCGGTGCGCAAGGTGCACTACGTGGCGCCGCAGGCCTGGGCCTGGAAGGAGGGCCGGGCCAGGAAGCTGCCGGGCCTGGTCGACCATGTGCTCTACATCCTGCCGTTCGAGCCGGCCTTCTTCGACCGGTTCGGCGTGTCCGGCAGCTTTGTCGGCCATCCGGTGGTCGAGGAGCCGGCCGAGGCACCGGACGGCGGCCGCTGGCGCGCGGCCAACGCGGTGCCGGCCACCCGCCGGCTCCTGTGCCTCCTGCCCGGCAGCCGGCGCTCGGAGGTGAGCCGGCACCTGCCGATCCTGCGCGAGGTGGCGGCCGACCTGGCGGTCGATCATGCCGATCTGGGGGTGGTGCTGCCGACCGTGCCCTCGGTCGAGGCGCTGGTGCGGGAAGGGGTGGCGGACTGGCCGGTGGCGGCGCATGTCACCACCGACCGGGAGAACCGCTTCGACCTGTTCGCCGCCTGCGACGTGGCGATCGCCGCGTCCGGCACGGTGACGCTGGAACTGGCGCTGGGCTCCTGCCCGACCGTGGTGATCTACCAGACTTCGGCGGTCTCGGCCTGGATCGCCAGGCGGCTGGTGAAGGTGCGCTATGCCGCGCTGGTGAACCTGATCGCCGGCCGGGAGGTGCTGCCGGAACTGCTGCAGGAGGCCTGCACCGCGCCGGCGATCGCCCGGGAGGTGTCGCTCCTGATGGAGGACCCGGACGAGGCCCAGGCGCAGCGGCGGGCGATGGGTGCCGTGGTGCGCTCGCTGATGCCGCCGGGCGGCTGGCTGCCGAGCGAGGCGGCGGTGCGGGCGGCGCTGGGGCCAATGCTGCCGGATCCAGGCCATGGCGCCGAAGCTGGCGACACGATCTAG
- the lpxA gene encoding acyl-ACP--UDP-N-acetylglucosamine O-acyltransferase gives MAEIHPTAIVDKKAEIAQDVEIGPYCIVGPNVTLEAGCKLVAHVVLDGHTTVGEGTRIHPFACIGQPPQHLRYKGEPSTITIGPRSWIREHVTIHPGTEGGRMATTVGAECLLMASIHIAHDCIVGNGVVMANNATLGGHVTVGDYAFLGGLCAVHQFVRIGQYAMLGGLSGVENDVIPYGLVMGNRAHLSGLNNVGMKRRGVSRDEIRQMRNAYRTLFEGEGAFADRLNEVAEVFADQPRVMELVDFIQKTSSRDLCHPRAGDRLL, from the coding sequence GTGGCTGAGATCCATCCCACCGCGATCGTCGACAAGAAGGCCGAGATCGCCCAGGACGTGGAGATCGGCCCCTACTGCATCGTCGGGCCGAACGTGACGCTGGAGGCCGGCTGCAAGCTGGTGGCCCACGTGGTGCTGGACGGCCATACCACGGTGGGCGAGGGCACCCGCATCCACCCGTTCGCCTGCATCGGCCAGCCGCCCCAGCACCTGCGCTACAAGGGCGAGCCGTCCACCATCACGATCGGGCCGCGCTCCTGGATCCGCGAGCACGTCACCATCCATCCCGGCACCGAGGGCGGGCGGATGGCGACCACGGTGGGTGCGGAGTGCCTGCTGATGGCCAGCATCCACATCGCCCATGACTGCATCGTCGGCAACGGCGTGGTGATGGCCAACAACGCGACGCTGGGTGGCCATGTCACGGTCGGCGACTATGCCTTCCTGGGCGGCCTTTGCGCGGTGCACCAGTTCGTGCGGATCGGCCAGTACGCCATGCTGGGCGGGCTGTCCGGGGTCGAGAACGACGTGATCCCCTACGGGCTGGTGATGGGCAACCGGGCGCACCTGTCCGGGCTGAACAACGTGGGCATGAAGCGGCGCGGGGTCAGCCGGGACGAGATCCGCCAGATGCGCAACGCCTACCGCACCCTGTTTGAGGGCGAGGGCGCCTTTGCCGACCGCCTGAACGAGGTGGCCGAGGTGTTCGCCGACCAGCCCAGGGTGATGGAACTGGTCGACTTCATCCAGAAGACCTCCTCGCGCGACCTCTGCCACCCCCGGGCCGGCGACCGTCTGCTCTGA
- a CDS encoding FAD binding domain-containing protein, translating into MLTSLHLPRDAAEAALLAAQPGSAVLAGGTVVMPAVNAGAHGWTQLVCLARSVLAGVRIENRRAQIGAATTLAEIGRHPELEFLQAAIESIGSPNLRNLATIGGNLFVAQPYGDLAVCLLALEATVAVQSTEGVRELPVEAVIADGVGDGIVVSVGFELPAQGSWFYRKAMRRQQNSGAIVTIAAWLPVEDGKVAKARVALGGCGPRPRRAPSAEAALIGRKLDAQAVEAAAAVIGGDAEPFTDALASAWYRARVLPVHFRRALLGE; encoded by the coding sequence ATGCTGACGTCCTTGCACCTGCCGCGCGACGCCGCGGAGGCGGCGCTTCTGGCTGCCCAGCCCGGCAGCGCCGTGCTTGCCGGAGGAACCGTCGTGATGCCGGCCGTCAATGCGGGAGCCCATGGCTGGACCCAGCTGGTCTGCCTGGCGCGCAGCGTCCTGGCGGGGGTGCGGATCGAGAACCGCCGGGCGCAGATCGGCGCCGCCACCACCCTGGCCGAGATCGGCCGCCACCCGGAGCTGGAATTCCTCCAGGCGGCCATCGAGAGCATCGGCTCGCCCAACCTGCGCAACCTCGCCACCATCGGCGGCAACCTGTTCGTGGCGCAGCCCTACGGCGACCTCGCCGTCTGCCTCCTGGCGCTGGAGGCGACGGTCGCGGTGCAGTCCACCGAGGGTGTGCGCGAGCTGCCGGTCGAGGCGGTGATCGCGGACGGGGTGGGCGACGGCATCGTGGTCTCGGTGGGGTTCGAGCTGCCGGCCCAAGGGAGCTGGTTCTACCGCAAGGCCATGCGCCGCCAGCAGAACTCCGGGGCGATCGTGACCATCGCTGCGTGGCTGCCGGTCGAGGACGGCAAGGTCGCGAAAGCCCGGGTGGCGCTGGGCGGCTGCGGGCCCAGGCCCAGGCGGGCGCCCAGCGCGGAGGCGGCGCTGATCGGGCGAAAGCTCGATGCCCAGGCGGTCGAGGCGGCGGCGGCAGTGATCGGCGGGGACGCAGAGCCGTTCACCGACGCCCTGGCCAGCGCCTGGTACCGGGCGCGGGTGCTGCCGGTGCATTTCCGCCGCGCCCTCCTGGGCGAGTGA
- a CDS encoding (2Fe-2S)-binding protein has protein sequence MRSTAIAIDVNGQEQEALVRPATTLLALLRDQLGLTAAKRGCEQGGCGACCVLLDGKPVMSCLVPAMAVDGRSVRTLEGLAHGEELHPVQEAFLEEWATQCGFCTSGMIMTALALLEERPDPSRDEVVRALSGNVCRCTGYEAIIDAVMAAAGRMQAPMRQAAE, from the coding sequence ATGCGATCCACCGCGATTGCGATCGACGTCAACGGCCAGGAGCAGGAGGCGCTGGTGCGGCCGGCGACCACGCTGCTGGCGCTCCTGCGCGACCAGCTGGGCCTGACCGCCGCCAAGCGCGGCTGCGAGCAGGGCGGCTGCGGGGCCTGCTGCGTGCTGCTGGACGGCAAGCCGGTGATGAGCTGCCTGGTCCCGGCCATGGCCGTGGACGGCCGCTCGGTGCGTACCCTGGAGGGGCTGGCGCATGGCGAGGAGCTTCATCCGGTCCAGGAGGCGTTCCTGGAGGAATGGGCCACCCAGTGCGGCTTTTGCACCTCGGGCATGATCATGACCGCGCTGGCGCTCCTGGAGGAGCGGCCGGACCCCAGCCGCGACGAGGTGGTGCGGGCCTTGTCCGGCAATGTCTGCCGCTGCACCGGCTATGAGGCGATCATCGACGCGGTGATGGCGGCGGCGGGGCGGATGCAGGCGCCGATGCGCCAGGCGGCGGAGTGA
- the aspS gene encoding aspartate--tRNA ligase has product MHLYRTHTCGQLRAEDVGSTVRLSGWVQRKRDHGQLLFIDLRDHYGITQLVFQPSAGFFDEASRVRAESVITVTGRVVAREATTVNPALPTGAIEVVIESLNVESQADTLPLEVATDRDYPEETRLRYRFLDLRRQKIHDNIVLRSKIITSLRQRMVAQGFTEFQTPILTASSPEGARDFLVPSRLHPGHFYALPQAPQQYKQLLMISGFDRYFQIAPCFRDEDARADRSPGEFYQLDVEMSFVTQQDVFDAVGPVIHGVFEEFSDWEVTPYPFPQITYRDAMLHYGSDKPDLRNPIRIQDVTEVFAGSGFAVFARAIEGKGAVVRAIPAPGAAAQPRSYFDKMVAFAQSLGAPGLGYIIFQNGAAKGPVAKFLDEERLARLKDLAGLADGDAVFFVCDQKAGAEKLSGQVRVQAGEQLGICEKNAYRFCWIVDFPMFEYDEDLKQVVFSHNPFSMPQGGMEALNGKDPLEINAFQYDIVCNGIELSSGAIRNHRPDIMLRAFEVAGYGREELENRFGGMFRALQYGAPPHGGIAPGVDRIVMLLADTPNIREVTAFPLNQQAQELVLGAPSTVSDKQLKELNLQLSPLAREKLRGDKEPAPAKPAEDFAAPN; this is encoded by the coding sequence ATGCATCTTTACCGCACCCACACCTGCGGCCAGCTTCGCGCCGAGGATGTCGGCAGCACCGTCCGGCTGTCGGGCTGGGTCCAGCGCAAGCGCGACCACGGGCAACTCCTGTTCATCGACCTGCGCGACCATTACGGCATCACCCAGCTGGTCTTCCAGCCGTCCGCCGGGTTCTTCGACGAGGCGTCGAGGGTCCGGGCGGAGAGCGTGATCACCGTGACCGGCAGGGTGGTGGCCCGCGAAGCGACCACCGTCAACCCGGCACTGCCGACCGGGGCGATCGAGGTGGTGATCGAGAGCCTGAACGTGGAGAGCCAGGCCGACACGCTGCCGCTCGAGGTGGCGACCGACCGGGACTATCCGGAAGAGACCCGGCTGCGCTACCGCTTCCTCGACCTGCGCCGGCAGAAGATCCACGACAACATCGTGCTGCGCTCCAAGATCATCACCTCGCTGCGCCAGCGCATGGTCGCCCAGGGCTTCACCGAGTTCCAGACGCCGATCCTGACCGCGTCCAGTCCTGAGGGTGCCCGCGACTTCCTGGTGCCGTCGCGCCTGCATCCCGGCCATTTCTACGCGCTGCCGCAGGCCCCGCAGCAGTACAAGCAGCTGCTGATGATCAGCGGCTTCGACCGCTACTTCCAGATCGCCCCCTGCTTCCGCGACGAGGACGCCCGCGCCGACCGCAGCCCCGGCGAGTTCTACCAGCTCGACGTCGAGATGAGCTTCGTCACCCAGCAGGACGTGTTCGACGCGGTCGGACCGGTGATCCATGGCGTGTTCGAGGAGTTCAGCGACTGGGAGGTTACGCCCTACCCGTTCCCGCAGATCACCTATCGCGACGCGATGCTGCATTACGGCTCGGACAAGCCGGACCTGCGCAATCCGATCAGGATCCAGGACGTGACCGAGGTGTTCGCCGGCAGCGGCTTTGCCGTGTTCGCCCGGGCGATCGAGGGCAAGGGTGCGGTAGTGCGCGCCATCCCGGCCCCGGGTGCGGCCGCGCAGCCGCGCTCCTATTTCGACAAGATGGTGGCGTTCGCGCAGAGCCTGGGTGCGCCCGGCCTTGGCTACATCATCTTCCAGAATGGTGCTGCCAAGGGGCCGGTCGCCAAGTTCCTGGACGAGGAGCGGCTGGCACGGCTGAAGGATCTCGCCGGCCTTGCCGACGGCGACGCGGTGTTCTTCGTCTGCGACCAGAAGGCCGGCGCGGAGAAGCTGTCCGGGCAGGTGCGGGTCCAGGCCGGCGAGCAGCTCGGCATCTGCGAGAAGAACGCCTACCGGTTCTGCTGGATCGTCGACTTCCCGATGTTCGAGTACGACGAGGACCTCAAGCAGGTGGTGTTCTCGCACAACCCGTTCTCGATGCCCCAGGGCGGCATGGAGGCGCTGAACGGCAAGGACCCGCTGGAGATCAACGCGTTCCAGTACGACATCGTCTGCAACGGCATCGAGCTGTCCTCGGGCGCCATCCGTAACCACCGGCCGGACATCATGTTGCGTGCCTTCGAGGTGGCGGGCTATGGCCGCGAGGAACTGGAGAACCGGTTCGGCGGCATGTTCCGGGCGCTGCAGTACGGCGCCCCGCCGCATGGCGGCATCGCCCCCGGCGTCGACCGGATCGTGATGCTGCTGGCGGACACGCCCAACATCCGCGAGGTCACCGCCTTCCCGCTGAACCAGCAGGCGCAGGAACTGGTGCTGGGCGCGCCCTCCACCGTGTCCGACAAGCAGCTCAAGGAGCTGAACCTGCAGCTCAGCCCGCTGGCGCGCGAGAAGCTGCGCGGCGACAAGGAGCCCGCCCCGGCCAAGCCGGCCGAGGATTTCGCGGCGCCCAACTGA
- the rnd gene encoding ribonuclease D — MLIQDNASLADVCARLADEDFVTVDTEFMRDKTYYARLCLVQLGGAQEAVAIDTLAPGIDLAPLLELMANPNVLKVMHAARQDLEIFWHLMDGKLPAPLVDTQIAAMILGYGEEVGYEALVTRLTKAKVDKSSRFSDWSHRPLRPNQVQYALGDVIHLREIWEKLDREMVKAGRRHWLEDEHAALFDPSLYDVDPETVWRRLKVRSRDTRFIAIVQALAAWRERVARAKDLPRQRIVRDDVLMEIAANRPTTVDALKDLPRVSLDRASAQAVADAISEALKLPASELPVLEPVKDLPRGIPAIVDLLRVLLKQVADENDISPRLIANGDDLEAVALDDQPDARVLSGWRRELFGEKALALKRGELVLGVRGRRVVVEPRQAVRA, encoded by the coding sequence ATGCTGATCCAGGATAATGCGTCGCTCGCCGATGTCTGCGCGCGGCTGGCGGACGAAGACTTCGTCACCGTCGACACCGAATTCATGCGCGACAAGACCTATTACGCCAGGCTGTGCCTGGTGCAGCTGGGCGGCGCGCAGGAGGCGGTGGCGATCGACACGCTGGCCCCGGGGATCGACCTGGCGCCGCTCCTGGAGCTGATGGCGAACCCGAACGTCCTCAAGGTGATGCACGCGGCGCGCCAGGACCTGGAGATCTTCTGGCACCTGATGGACGGCAAGCTGCCGGCCCCGCTGGTGGACACCCAGATCGCCGCGATGATCCTGGGCTACGGCGAGGAGGTCGGCTACGAGGCGCTGGTGACCCGGCTGACCAAGGCCAAGGTCGACAAGAGCTCGCGCTTCTCCGACTGGTCGCACCGCCCGCTGCGGCCAAACCAGGTCCAGTACGCCCTGGGCGACGTGATCCACCTGCGCGAGATCTGGGAAAAGCTCGACCGGGAGATGGTCAAGGCCGGCCGGCGCCACTGGCTGGAGGACGAGCATGCAGCCCTGTTCGATCCCAGCCTGTACGATGTCGACCCGGAAACGGTCTGGCGGCGCCTGAAGGTCCGCTCGCGCGACACCCGCTTCATCGCCATCGTCCAGGCCCTGGCCGCCTGGCGCGAGCGGGTCGCCCGGGCCAAGGACCTGCCGCGCCAGCGGATCGTGCGCGACGACGTGCTGATGGAGATCGCCGCCAACCGGCCGACCACGGTGGACGCGCTGAAGGACCTGCCCCGGGTCTCCCTGGACCGCGCCAGCGCCCAGGCGGTGGCCGACGCGATCTCGGAGGCGCTGAAGCTGCCCGCCTCGGAGCTGCCGGTGCTGGAGCCGGTCAAGGACCTGCCGCGCGGCATCCCGGCGATCGTCGACCTGCTGCGGGTCCTGCTCAAGCAGGTCGCCGACGAGAACGACATCTCGCCCCGGCTGATCGCCAACGGCGACGACCTGGAGGCGGTGGCCCTGGACGACCAGCCGGATGCCCGGGTTTTGTCCGGCTGGCGCCGCGAGTTGTTCGGCGAGAAGGCCCTGGCGCTCAAGCGCGGCGAGCTGGTGCTGGGCGTGCGCGGCCGCCGGGTGGTGGTGGAGCCGCGCCAGGCCGTGCGGGCCTGA
- a CDS encoding APH(6)-I family aminoglycoside O-phosphotransferase produces the protein MSVPAALPPKVRKFLEAWRLVPDAPLRTTRSSWVVPVRHEGSPRMLKVARMPDEQAGYRLMTWWDGQGAARIFASSTDALLMERAAAGTPGLAQMAWSGQDDEACRILCRTATRLHAAQHRPIPDLHPLEAWFQPLFQLTPAHAALVPAADTARQLLADPQAVCPLHGDLHHENVLYFGERGWLAIDPHGLLGERTFDYANMFTNPDLSDPDRPLATLPGRLEARLDVVIEATGVEPGRLLRWIVAWTGLSAAWFIGDSDHKGAAIDLVVHAIARRLLG, from the coding sequence TTGAGCGTGCCTGCTGCCCTCCCGCCGAAGGTCAGGAAGTTCTTGGAGGCGTGGCGCTTGGTCCCGGACGCCCCCCTGCGGACGACCCGGTCCAGCTGGGTTGTTCCGGTACGGCACGAGGGCTCGCCCAGGATGCTGAAGGTCGCTCGCATGCCCGACGAGCAGGCGGGCTATCGCCTCATGACCTGGTGGGATGGCCAGGGCGCCGCCAGGATCTTCGCCTCGTCCACGGACGCCCTGCTCATGGAACGGGCGGCAGCCGGCACCCCCGGTCTCGCACAGATGGCATGGTCGGGCCAGGATGACGAAGCCTGCCGGATCCTCTGCCGCACCGCGACCCGGCTGCATGCAGCGCAGCACCGCCCGATCCCGGATCTGCACCCGCTGGAAGCCTGGTTCCAGCCGCTCTTCCAGCTTACCCCGGCACACGCGGCGCTTGTCCCCGCCGCCGATACGGCACGCCAGCTCCTGGCGGACCCACAGGCCGTGTGTCCGCTCCATGGCGACCTCCACCACGAGAACGTGCTGTATTTCGGCGAGCGGGGATGGCTGGCGATCGACCCCCACGGGCTGCTGGGCGAGCGAACCTTCGACTACGCCAACATGTTCACCAACCCGGATCTCAGCGATCCGGACCGGCCGCTCGCCACCTTGCCGGGCCGGCTGGAAGCCCGGCTGGATGTCGTGATCGAGGCAACAGGGGTCGAGCCTGGGCGGCTCCTTCGCTGGATCGTCGCGTGGACGGGCTTATCGGCAGCCTGGTTCATCGGCGACAGCGACCACAAGGGCGCTGCCATCGATCTCGTAGTCCATGCAATCGCTCGTCGCCTGCTCGGCTAG
- a CDS encoding LpxI family protein gives MAPRLAIVAGSGPMPRRLADSARAAGRDVFILNLDGVTDPATADGLPSATVGIGQLGRAIEILHRENIAEICMIGPVKRPSLSAIGLDKRAIALLPRLIRQGRGDDALLRVVVGELEGEGFRVVGAHEVEASLLAPAGRLGRHAPDAEAEQDVALGVRVARALGALDVGQAVVVQQGQVIGVEAVEGTDRLLERCGALRLAGRGGVLVKLKKPQQERRADLPTVGTDTVARAAAAGLVGIAIETGQTLLVDREATIAACDAEGLFLLGIDPGP, from the coding sequence TTGGCCCCCAGGCTCGCGATCGTCGCCGGCAGCGGCCCGATGCCTAGGCGTCTGGCGGACAGCGCGCGCGCGGCCGGCCGCGACGTGTTCATCCTGAACCTGGACGGTGTCACCGACCCGGCCACCGCCGACGGGCTGCCCAGCGCCACGGTCGGGATCGGCCAGCTGGGCCGGGCGATTGAGATCCTGCACCGCGAGAACATCGCCGAGATCTGCATGATCGGGCCGGTCAAGCGGCCGTCCCTGTCGGCGATCGGGCTGGACAAGCGCGCCATCGCGCTCCTGCCCAGGCTGATCCGCCAGGGACGGGGCGACGACGCGCTGCTGCGGGTCGTCGTGGGCGAGCTGGAAGGCGAGGGCTTCCGGGTGGTGGGCGCCCACGAGGTCGAGGCTTCGCTGCTGGCGCCCGCCGGCCGGCTCGGCCGCCACGCCCCGGATGCCGAGGCCGAGCAGGACGTGGCGCTGGGCGTCCGGGTCGCCCGCGCGCTGGGCGCCCTGGATGTCGGGCAGGCCGTGGTGGTCCAGCAGGGCCAGGTGATCGGCGTGGAGGCGGTCGAGGGCACCGACCGGCTCCTGGAGCGCTGCGGCGCGCTGCGCCTGGCCGGGCGCGGCGGGGTGCTGGTCAAGCTGAAGAAGCCGCAGCAGGAGCGGCGCGCCGACCTGCCGACGGTCGGCACCGACACGGTCGCCCGGGCCGCCGCAGCCGGCCTAGTCGGGATCGCGATCGAGACCGGCCAGACCCTGCTGGTCGACCGGGAGGCCACCATCGCCGCCTGTGACGCGGAAGGCCTGTTCCTGCTCGGCATCGATCCCGGGCCATGA